A stretch of Henckelia pumila isolate YLH828 chromosome 4, ASM3356847v2, whole genome shotgun sequence DNA encodes these proteins:
- the LOC140864730 gene encoding uncharacterized protein, with the protein MAEIKLSEMRDLTRIERIGAHSHIRGLGLDSALEPRYSSEGIVGQTSARKAAGVIVKMVQEGKIAGRAVLLAGQPGTGKTAIAMGMAKSLGQETPFAMLAGSELFSLEMSKTEALMQAFRKAIGVRIKEETEVIEGEVVEVQIDRPAVAGAASKTGKLTLKTTEMETVYDLGVKMIEALGKEKVQSGDVIAIDKASGKISKLGRSFSRSRDYDAMGAQTKFVQCPDGELQKRKEVVHCVTLHEIDVINSRTQGFLALFTGDTGEIRAEVREQIDTKVAEWREEGKAEIVPGVLFIDEVHMLDIECFSFLNRALENDMAPIVVVATNRGITTIRGTNYRSPHGIPIDFLDRLLIISTQPYTPEDIRKILDIRCQEEDVEMSEDAKVLLTKIGENTSLRYAINLITSSALSCLKRKGKLVEIEDISRVYELFFDVKRSTQYLMEYQSQYMFSEVPAAEGDGNEPSAMVS; encoded by the exons ATGGCGGAAATCAAGCTTTCCGAGATGCGAGATTTGACCCGAATTGAAAGAATCGGAGCTCATTCCCATATCCGGGGCCTGGGCCTCGACTCCGCCCTTGAACCACGCTATTCCTCCGAGGGTATAGTCGGCCAGACCTCCGCCAGGAAAGCTGCCGGAGTCATCGTTAAAATGGTGCAGGAAGGAAAAATTGCCGGCCGAGCGGTCCTCCTTGCTGGCCAGCCTGGCACCGGGAAGACCGCTATCGCCATGGGCATGGCCAAATCCCTCGGCCAAGAAACCCCTTTTGCTATGCTCGCTGGAAGTGAACTGTTTTCCCTCGAGATGTCGAAAACTGAGGCGCTGATGCAGGCCTTCAGGAAGGCTATCGGGGTTAGAATTAAGGAGGAAACCGAGGTGATTGAAGGTGAAGTGGTGGAGGTACAAATTGACCGACCTGCGGTGGCGGGGGCCGCTTCTAAGACCGGGAAGCTGACCCTAAAGACGACGGAGATGGAGACGGTGTATGATTTGGGTGTGAAGATGATCGAGGCGTTGGGGAAGGAGAAAGTGCAGAGTGGGGACGTGATTGCCATTGACAAGGCATCTGGGAAAATATCGAAGCTGGGTAGATCTTTCTCGAGGTCTCGGGATTATGATGCTATGGGGGCGCAGACCAAGTTCGTGCAGTGCCCGGATGGGGAGCTGCAAAAGAGGAAGGAGGTTGTGCATTGCGTTACCCTTCACGAGATAGATGTAATCAACAGCAG AACACAGGGATTTTTGGCTTTGTTCACTGGTGATACCGGAGAAATTCGTGCTGAAGTTAGGGAACAAATCGATACAAAGGTTGCTGAATGGAGGGAGGAAGGAAAAGCAGAAATTGTACCAGGTGTACTTTTTATTGACGAAGTTCACATGCTTGACATTGAGTGCTTTTCTTTTTTAAACCGTGCATTGGAGAATGATATGGCACCTATAGTAGTGGTTGCCACCAACAGAGGGATTACCACTATTCGAGGCACAAATTACAGATCCCCACATGGTATTCCAATTGATTTTCTCGATCGTCTGTTAATCATCTCTACACAACCGTACACACCAGAAGATATTCGAAAAATCTTGGACATCCGATGCCAAGAGGAAGATGTAGAAATGTCCGAGGATGCTAAGGTTTTGTTGACGAAAATTGGAGAGAATACCTCTTTGAGATATGCTATAAACCTAATCACTTCCTCTGCTCTGTCCTGCCTAAAACGGAAGGGAAAACTTGTAGAAATTGAAGACATTAGCAGAGTATACGAGCTATTTTTTGATGTGAAGAGGTCGACACAATACTTAATGGAGTATCAAAGTCAGTACATGTTCAGCGAGGTGCCAGCAGCGGAGGGAGATGGCAATGAACCCAGTGCTATGGTTTCATAA